In the genome of Arthrobacter alpinus, the window ACCACGCCATGATGCTCGACCACTACCAGCAGACCAAGAACCTGCTGGTCAGCTACAGCGAGGACAAGCTCGGCTTCTTCTAAGACGCTCGCTCACTTACGGGGCATCTTTCCCTGACGCTCGCTCACTAAAGGGGCGCTTTTCGGGAACGCTCCCTCACATTTGCCACGCACGACGCCGGGCACCTGACCCTTGGGTGCCCGGCGCACGCCCGTCACCACACCGTTCAAAGGAGAACCACATGACCACGATGCATGCAGCAGTTGTCAAGGAATTCGGCGCACCCCTCAGTGTTGGGGAATACCCGCTCCCCTCTCCCGGGCCGGGACAAGCCCTGGTCAAATTGATCGCCAGCGGTGTTTGCCACACGGACCTGCACGCCGCCGAGGGCGACTGGCCAGTCAAGCCCAGCCCGCCGTTCGTGCCCGGCCACGAAGGTGTGGGTGAAGTCGTGGCCCTTGGAGACGGCGTCACCTCCCTGTCCGTCGGCGACCGCGTGGGCAACGCGTGGCTGTGGAGCGCCTGCGGGGACTGTGAATTCTGCCGCACCGGCTGGGAAACCCTGTGCGAGTCGCAGCAAAACGGCGGCTACAGCGTGGACGGCTCCTTTGGCGAGTACATGCTGGTGGATGCCGAGTTTGCCCCGCGCATCCCCGAGGGTGCCGACCCCGTGGAGATCGCGCCAGTGTTGTGCGCCGGCGTCACCGTCTATAAGGGCCTGAAAATGACTGAGGCCCGCCCGGGCCAGTGGGTTGTCATCTCCGGCATTGGCGGGCTGGGGCACATTGCTGTCCAGTACGCCGTGGCCATGGGTCTGCGCGTTGCCGCCGTGGATATCGCCGAGGACAAGCTGGCCCTGGCCCGTAAGCACGGCGCCGAAATCACCGTCAACGCCCGGGATGAGGACCCGGTGGAGGCCATCCAGCGAGAGACCGGCGGCGTCCACGGGGTATTGGTTACGGCCGTTCACCCGGCAGCCTTTGGCCAGGCGATCGGCATGACCCGTCGCGGCGGCACCATCGTGTTCAACGGCCTGCCCCCGGGCGATTTCCCGGCACCCATCTTCGAGGTGGTACTTAAGGGCCTGACTATCCGCGGCTCCATCGTGGGTACCCGCCAGGACATGACCGAGGCCATCGACTTCTACGCCCGCGGCCTCATCCACCCCACCGTCTCAACCCGCAGCTTGGGTGAAATCAACGAGGTGCTCGAGGAGATGAAGGCCGGGGCAATCGACGGCCGCGTGGTCATCGCCTACTAGCAAAACCATGGCCGGGTCCGCCAGGGCCCGGCCTCCCCCATTGTGAAGGAGCACTTCCATGGACTCCACGTCTGAAACGTTGGATGCAGCCATCACCATCGACGGCGAAACACAGTCCCGCGTGGCGCTGTCTGCCACGGCCGTCGAATTGCTGCGGAAATTGTGGGGCATTCACGGGCCGTTGATGTTCCACCAGTCCGGGGGTTGCTGTGACGGCTCCTCCCCCATGTGTTATCCGGCGGGCGAGTTCATTACGGCCGAGGCCGACATCCTGCTGGGACTATTTGAGCTCCCAGGCTGCGGTCCGGTGGAATTTTGGATGTCGAAGGAGCAGTTCAACTACTGGTCGCACACCCACCTCACAGTTGATGTGGTGCAGGGGCGTGGCAGCGGTTTCTCGGTTGAGGCGCCCGAAGGCAAACGGTTCCTGATCCGTTCTCGCTTGGTGGAGGGATTCGTTCCGGCGTCCCGCTGATACGCGTTGTTAAACCCTTCGAACGCCAGAAGGGTAGACCTACTTCCGGCGGTTTCTTGCTTGGCGGCTCTTTTGAACGATGACGGCCGCAACGGCCACCACGATGGCCCCGGCCATGACGATTTCCATGGTGCTCCTTTCCTGAATTCCCTACGCGCTGCCGGCCCCCAGCCTGGGTGGGCGGGTCCGGCGTCGTACATGGTCAACTATGCCAGCGGTTTGCGCGCCTCGATGAGGAAACGGGTGGTTGTGGCGGTGAACTTACCGTCGCGCTCGATGATGGCATGCAATTCCCGCAGTTTTTCCACGTACGACTCCACGGTGAAGCCCGGCACCATCCAAATGACCTTGCGCAGGAAATAGATGACGGCGCCGATGTCGAGGAACTCGGTCTTCAGATACGCGGTTTGCAGCTCAACCACCTCCAGGCCTGCAGTGGTGGCTTCGGCGACGGCGTCGTCCCAGTGCCGGCCCCGGCGCACCTCCACTGGCTGCGGTCCCAGGAAAAACTCCACCAGTTCAAAGACACTTGCCGGACCCACTTGTTGGGAAAGGTACGTGCCGCCGGGTGCCAGGACGCGGTAGACCTCCTCCCACCACGCCTTGAGCGGGTGGCGGCTGGTGACCAGATCAAAGGCATCGCCGGCAAAGGGCAGCGGCGGCTCGTCATTGTCTGAGACCACCACAATGCCGCGCGGATGCAGCCGGGCCGCGGCTACGGGCAGGTTGGGTGGCCACGATTCCGTCGCCACGGCCAACGGCGGGATGATCTCGGCACCGGCCAGGACCTCCCCACCCCCGGTCTGCAGGTCGAGTGAGGCCGTGGCACCGGCCATCCTGTCCGCCATGACGCGCTGGTATCCCCACGGCGGGCGCTCCTCCGTGGCACGGCCCTCCAACCAAGAAAAATCCCAGCCGTCGACAGACACCGAATTCGCCTCGGCCACCAGATCATCGAACGTTTTACGCATCTCTCCACCCTATGCGGCGATTACCCTTGAACCATGACTTTGCCCCTAATCCTCGCCTCGGCCTCCCCTGCTCGCACCAAATTGCTCACCGACGCCGGCATTGCGCACCGCGTCCTGGTTTCCGATGTGGACGAAGACGCCGCAACAGCTGCCGCCGGACCACTGACACCCGCCGAAACCGCACTGCTGCTGGCCCGAACCAAGGCCGAATCCGTTGCCGCCGGTATGCCTGACGGCCTCGTGGTGGGCTGCGACTCGGTTTTCGAGTTTGACGGCGCACCCTATGGCAAGCCGTGGGAGCCGGACGTCGCCCGCGAACGCTGGCAGACGATGCGCGGCAAGTCTGGCGTCCTGCATACCGGCCATTGGCTCATCTCCACGCACGACGGCGGCGCTCCCGTTGGGCACGGAGAGGTCACCAGTGCGCGCGTCACCTTTGAGGACGTGTCGGACGCCGAGATTGACGCGTACGTCGCCACCGGTGAGCCGCTGCAGGTTGCCGGTGGATTCACGATCGACGGTCTGGCCGGGGCGTTCATTTCAGGGATCGACGGCGACCCGCACACTGTTGTGGGGCTCTCCATTTCCACGCTGCGCAGGCTGCTGGCCATCCATGGGGTGTCCATCACCGATCTGTGGGCCTAGCACCAAGAAGTTGTGCACATATGCGGGAAACCCGCCCCGGGTTCTGCGCATGAGCATTTATGCGCAGAACCCGCGGCCAGTCCCACGCATAACTTCAGGAAACGTGCAGAAAGTACTTGACGCTACGGAAAGTAGTTTCATATAGTTGAGTCGGCAGGAAGCACCGCTCAACCGAAAGGACCGTCATGAGCCAGCCCGGCATCTCCCCCTCGGCCGCCGAAGCCCGCGAACTCCTGGCACGGGCCGAAGGCATTGGCACCTCGGCCACCAGCGCCGCCAGCTGGCCCGCCGCCATGGTGTTCAATTCCCTGGCAATGCTTGGATCAATGCTCATGATTGGACTGCACATCGTGGCCCACACCGGCTACGGCGCACCCCTACTAGCGGCAACGGTGGGCATTTGGGCCGCCATCAATGCCACGATCTGGCCCCTGATGCAGCGCACCACCAAGACAGGATTCACAAGGCGCTTCCTCACTTCACTTCTGGGATACATGGGCCTCTACGTGATTGCCCTTCTTGTTGGCGCCTTCGCCTTCCCCCACGGCAGCTTGGCCTATTACATTCCCGCCGC includes:
- a CDS encoding class I SAM-dependent methyltransferase, with translation MRKTFDDLVAEANSVSVDGWDFSWLEGRATEERPPWGYQRVMADRMAGATASLDLQTGGGEVLAGAEIIPPLAVATESWPPNLPVAAARLHPRGIVVVSDNDEPPLPFAGDAFDLVTSRHPLKAWWEEVYRVLAPGGTYLSQQVGPASVFELVEFFLGPQPVEVRRGRHWDDAVAEATTAGLEVVELQTAYLKTEFLDIGAVIYFLRKVIWMVPGFTVESYVEKLRELHAIIERDGKFTATTTRFLIEARKPLA
- a CDS encoding Maf family protein, coding for MTLPLILASASPARTKLLTDAGIAHRVLVSDVDEDAATAAAGPLTPAETALLLARTKAESVAAGMPDGLVVGCDSVFEFDGAPYGKPWEPDVARERWQTMRGKSGVLHTGHWLISTHDGGAPVGHGEVTSARVTFEDVSDAEIDAYVATGEPLQVAGGFTIDGLAGAFISGIDGDPHTVVGLSISTLRRLLAIHGVSITDLWA
- a CDS encoding DUF779 domain-containing protein, with product MDSTSETLDAAITIDGETQSRVALSATAVELLRKLWGIHGPLMFHQSGGCCDGSSPMCYPAGEFITAEADILLGLFELPGCGPVEFWMSKEQFNYWSHTHLTVDVVQGRGSGFSVEAPEGKRFLIRSRLVEGFVPASR
- the adhP gene encoding alcohol dehydrogenase AdhP; this encodes MHAAVVKEFGAPLSVGEYPLPSPGPGQALVKLIASGVCHTDLHAAEGDWPVKPSPPFVPGHEGVGEVVALGDGVTSLSVGDRVGNAWLWSACGDCEFCRTGWETLCESQQNGGYSVDGSFGEYMLVDAEFAPRIPEGADPVEIAPVLCAGVTVYKGLKMTEARPGQWVVISGIGGLGHIAVQYAVAMGLRVAAVDIAEDKLALARKHGAEITVNARDEDPVEAIQRETGGVHGVLVTAVHPAAFGQAIGMTRRGGTIVFNGLPPGDFPAPIFEVVLKGLTIRGSIVGTRQDMTEAIDFYARGLIHPTVSTRSLGEINEVLEEMKAGAIDGRVVIAY